The sequence AGGGAGGAGAGCGCCGCCAGGACCGAGGCGCACGTGCCGTCCGGCAGCGGCAGGGCCAGCTGGAAGCGGCTCGGGCGGTGCAGGAGCGTGAGGAGCCTGGCGGAGTCGCCCCTGGGGCCCTCGACGGTGTCCATCTCCCAGGCCGCGGCGCAGGCGTCCTCGCCGAGCGCGAGGAACGACGCGTGCGACCTGCGCGCCGAGTGGGACGTCGCCCTCTTCGGGGCCCGGCGCGACCTCGGCCTGTAGCCGACCTTGCGCCTGAGCTCCATGTTCGTCATGCCGTCGTAGCCGGCGTCCACCCACCTGTAGACGGTGGAGGCGCTGAGCCCGGGGGTCGTCGCCGCTATCTGCTGCGGGGAGAGCCCGCGCGCGAGCCCGTCCCTGATGGCCGCTAGCTTGGCGGCGGCGCCCTCCTCGGTCTCGTCGATCCCGGACCTGCTCGCCGAGAGCTCGGCGTCGGCCGCCTCCTGCGCCCTCCTGGCGCTGTAGAACACCCTGGGCCTCCTCGAGCAGCCGTAGCCCCTCCTGTGCGAGCAGCCGTTGCAGCACCTCGGCCACGCGGAGAGCCTGGGGCAGGCCCCCGACAGGTCCGCGGGCGCGGGCTCGCCGTAGCGCGAGCGCGGCGCGGTGACGTAGCGGTGCGCCGCCACCTCCCTGGTCACGGTCGACGGCGACCTGCCGAGCTCCGCGGCGATCTCGCGGGCGCTGCGGTTGCGGTCGAGCATCCTCTCGACCGTGTTCCTCTCGTGCCTCGTGAGCCTCCCGTACGACCTTCCGGACGGCTTGGGTCTGGACATGCCGGCCTCCCTCCATCGCGGGCCGGGGGATTCCGGCCCCTCTGGGGTTGCCTACCCGGATTCGCGCCTCAGGACTCAGCGCAACGCGTTGCGCTGAGTCCTGAGGCTGTTGCAATGAAAATGAGAATCAAGGGGCTAAGGGAAAGTATGTGAGCTGGTCGAGCGTTTGCTCGACCAGCTCTTTTTTGTGGGTAAAATACCTGCTCAGTTGTGATTTGTGGTGCTGGGAGGCGCTTGTGGGCAAGGCGAAGGCTAAGGCGAAGAAAAAGACGACGGGGGCGCGGGCTAAGCGCGATCGTCGTCGGAAGCTTGCGACCGAAGCTCCCGCGTCTGCCGAGGAGCTGCTGGCAAGCGTGCCGGGACTCGATGCGCTGCAGGATGTTCCGGCGTTCGATGACCTGCCGGTCGATGCGGCTCAGCAGGCTGCATTTGACGACTTTTGCGCACAGGCCGAGGAGCCCGAGCAGATGCAGCTCGGTGCCGTGGTGCGCCTGGACCGCGGGTTTCCGCTGGTAGCAACTGACGATGACACGTTCCGCGCCGAGCACGCCGTAGGGTTTGCCAAGTCGCGTGGCGAGGACGAGGTCTTGCTGCCCGCTGTGGGCGACCGCGTGGCGGTCCGCCGTGCTCCCGGGCACGACATGGGCGTGATCGAGTGCGTATTGCCGCGCCGTACGAGCTTTGAGCGTTGGCGCGGCCGTGCCCGCGGTGAGCGCCAGGTGCTCTGCTCCAACGTTGACAGCGTGCTGATTGTGCAGGCGCTCGGTGCCGGCGAGGTACTGCTCGATCGCGTGGCGCGCTCACTGGTATTGGCGCTCGATTGCGATGCCGAGCCGGTGGTGGTGCTCACCAAGGCCGACCGCTGCGAGGCCGATGAGCTCGAGCGCGATCTGGACCGCGTGCGCCGTCTGGTGGGTCCGGACGTGCGCGTGATCGTGACGTCTTCTGCCGAGGGCCTCGGCCTGGACGAGGTGCGCGCCTGCGTGCCGGCTGGGAGCTGTGCCATGATCTTGGGCGAGTCGGGCGCCGGCAAGTCGACGCTGCTCAATGCGCTGCTGGGCCACGATGCTCTGGCTACTGGCGGCGTGCGCGAGCGTGATGACCAAGGTCGCCACACCACGGTTGCGCGCGTGATGGTGGCGCTGCCGGGCGACGCCGGCGTGATCGCCGATGCCCCGGGCCTGCGCAGCCTGCCGCTTGTGGGACATGAGCGGGGTCTGGCGCGTGCCTTCCCCGAGATCGTCGAGGCGTCGCGTGCGTGCCGGTTTGGCGATTGCACGCACACTCACGAGCCGGGTTGCGCCGTTCGCGAGGCCGAAGATGCCGGACAGATCGACAGCCTGCGTCTGGAGACGTTCCAAAACCTGGCGTCATCCATGCGCGTGAGTGCCCAAATGCTCGATCCCGATGTCCATCTGTAATTGAACTTTCCTATGACAGCCGTCTCCTAACTGCTTGGGAGGCGGCTTTTTTGCTGCCAAAGCGCCTCGAAAAATGCGTTTTGCCGACGTTCTGACCAAAACCTTGCCACGAGCTTGACGGGCTGGTCAGCTTTTGGTCAGCAATTGGTTTGACACGTAAAACCAAGGTAGCGCGCAGAGATGTGGTGTAAGAGGCGGGGCATGCCCCGCCTCCGCCCTTTCTTGAAAGGGAGGGGACACCGCCTAGAATTCGTCGTTGGAGTAATGAAGGTGACGAATGGAAGGAAAGGCGATGCCCCAAGAAGAGAGTGTACTGCGCCTCGGCCGCGACGAGGCCCTCGAGGCGGCGAGGCTTTGGCAGGAGTGCGGCGACGCGCGCGAGTTCGCGTGCAGGGTGCTGGGCAGCGTGATGAACGCGCTGATGGACTCCGAGGCCCAGCAGATGTGCGGCGCGAGCCGCAACGAGCGCAGCGACGGCAGGGAGAACAGCCGCAACGGCTACCGCCCCAGGTCGCTCAAGACCGCCGTGGGCGACGTGGAGCTCGAGATACCCAAGCTCAGGCACGGCACCTACTACCCCGAGGGCATGCTCGCGCGATGGTCGCGCGTCGACACCTCGGTGGCCGCCATCGTGCAGGAGATGTACGTATGCGGCGTGTCCACCCGCAAGGTCGAGCGCGTGGCGTCCAAGCTGGGCATATCCTCGCTGTCGAGCTCGGAGGTCTCGAGCCTCTGCTCCGACCTCGACGCCGAGGTGGCGGAGTTCCGCCGCCGCGACCTGTCGGGCACGCCGTGCTGCTACCTGTGGCTCGACGCCACCTACATGAGCTGCAGGGTCGGCTCGTCGGTCGTCTCGCAGGGCGTCGTGACCGCGATCGGGCTGGGCGCCGACGGGCGCAAGCACTTCCTGGGCTGCGACGTGGTCGACACCGAGAGCGAGGACTCCTGGGCGGCATTCCTCGGCGGGCTGCGCGAGCGCGGGCTGGCCGGCGTTCGCCTCGTGGTCTCCGACAGCCACGCCGGGCTCGTGGCCGCCGTCTCGCGCCTGTTCCAGGGCTGCGCCTGGCAGCGCTGCGTGACGCACCTGCAGCGCAACCTCCAGAGCGCCTGCTCGGGCAGGCCCGAGGACTCCAAGGCGGCCGTCAGGGACCTCGTGCACGCCGCGGTCTACCAGGACGACCCCGACCTCGCGCGCTGCGTGTGGGCCGAGGCGGCGCCCTGGGTGGCGTCGGTGTCCGCCAGGGCCGGCGAGGTCTTCGAGCAGGCCGAGGACTCCGCGCTGGCGTTCACGGCCTTCCCCAGGGCGCACTGGGCCAAGCTCCGCACCAACAACGTCCAGGAGCGCGCCAACCGCGAGATCAAGCGCCGCTACAGGGTCGTGCAGTCCTTCCCCTCGAGGGAGTCGATGCTGCGCCTGACGTGCGCGAGCCTCATGGAGACCGAGGGACAGTGGTCCCAGCAGCGCGTGTTCTCCGAGGCCTCGGCCGCCGAGGGCTTCGCCGAGCCCGCGGACAGGCCGGCCCCGACAGAGGGGAGGCGCCGCGCGCTCGGGCGGCGCGCCAGGGAGATAGTGGACGAGATAGTCGAGAGGCGCGGTCTCAAGAAGGAGTAATATCGGGACTTGCAGCGACGGACCTCAGGACGCTCTTACACCACGTCTGCGCGCGCCACCAAAACCAAGATCGCGATTGCGCCGCTTTGCGCCCTGGTCGCCCAGACAATGGTGGTACGGGCATTTGCCCGGTGCTACCTTGAGAGGAGCGGCCGTGAACAAGAGCAAGCGCATCGCCATCAGTCTGGTCGCGGGCGTGCTTGCCGCGGCGCTCTGCATGGTCTACGGCTCGTCGATCCGCTCGCAAGCCGAGCGGGCCCAGGCCGAGACGTTGGCAAAATACGGCGGCGACCGCGTTGAGGTGTGCGTCGCGGCGCGCGATATCGATGCGGGCGAGACCCTCGACGAGACTAATGTCATAACTCAGGAATGGCTGGCGAGTCAGTTGCCGCGTGATGCGGCGACCGAGCTGCGTCAGGTGCGCGGCGACGTGACGACCTCGCGCATTCCTAAAAACGCCGTGATTTGCAATGTCTACACCAAGGCCGAGAGCCACAAGCTCGAGGTGCCTAAAGGCAAGGTTGCCGTTTCGGTGGCGGTCGATGCCGAGCACTCGGTCGGCGGCGCTACGGGCGTGGGCAGCTATGTGGACGTGTACGTGCAAAAAGATGGCGTGACCGATCGTTTGTGCGGCGCGTACGTGATCGATACCAGCGAAGATGCCGGCACCACGCGTGAAGGCAAGATCGAGTGGGTGACGCTGGCGGCAGACCCCGAAGACGTCAAGGAATTGCTGGGAGCCTCGGGAAAGGGAACGGTCAGCTTGACGATTCCCGCCACGGCGCGCGGCAAAAAGAGCGGAGGCGACGAGTGATGAAGGCGATCTGGCTTGCGTGCTGCGCGTGCGGTGATTACGGGCTGCTACAGCAGGAAGTCGAGGGCCGCGATGTGGGCGCGCAGGTACTTCGCGTGGGCGACCTGGACGGGCTGGTATCCATGGCGCGGGCGTTTCCGTCGCGCCGCGGTGCCGCCATCATCGCGGCGTCTCTGTTCGATACCGAAGACGTGCGGAAGACCGTTGCACGCCTGACGGCCGAGGGCCGTGTGAGTCGCGTCGTCGTGTTGATCGAGACGCTCGACCCGTCGGATATCGAAGGGCTGTTTCGCGCGGGGGCGACCGAGGTCATCGCTGCGCACAGCTTGTGCGGCAACGGGCTCGCGGGCGAGGGAACGGTTGATTCCGATCGGCGCATGACGATTGAGCCCGATGCTTTTGTTGATAGGGAACCCGGGGCGCCTCGCGCTACAAGAGGCCCGCGTGTTGATGAATATGGAAAAGCGGAAGCCGAGCATGGTCGGCGCCCCCGGGACCCCCTTGCATACGATGACGCTGGAAGGCCGGTACCGTATGGCGATGACGTTCTGGCTGAAGATATGGGATACGTGCACGGCGTAAATCTGGCCGATGAACTCGACGAGATCGAGGGTTTTGCCGGGGCTGGCGAGCCGTGTGCCGCTGCGTCTTTGGCTTCGGAGCCGCAGCCCGGGCAGCCTGCCATGCCGGCTTGGGCTCAGCGCGTGACCGCGGCGGGGGAGACGGGGATGTTATCGCCCGCGTTCGTGTCGCCGGTTCCTGCACCGTCAGCCCCCGCGCCGTCGGCGGACGCTTCGATTCCGTCGCGTCGGGCGCCGGTCGTCTGCGCCGTCTCGGGTTCGGGCGGTTGCGGCAAGTCGACGATCGTTGCCACCATGGCGCATGCGGCATCGCTGTTGGGTTTGCGTGCCGCTGTGCTCGACTTGGACCTCATGTTTGGAAACCTATACGATTTGCTGGGTGTCGATGCCCCGCACGATATGGCGACGCTTGTCGAGCCGTCGGCGGCGGGCGCACTTGCCGAGCCGGATATCGTGGCCGCATCGATGCGCGTCGCCCCGGGCGTCACGCTCTGGGGACCTGTCGCGGCCCCCGAGAAGGCCGAGCTCATGGCACGTCCGGTGGAGCTATTGCTCGATGTTTTGCGTCGCGAATCCGACGTGGTCTTTGTCGACACCTCGGTCTTTTGGGGTGATGCCGTGGCCGCCGCGGTGGCGGCGAGCGACCGTTGCCTGGTCGTAGGCGATGCGGCGGTATCGTCCGCGACATCCACTTCGCGCGTCATTGAGCTGGCGAGCCGTGTTGGCGTGCCACGCACGCGCATGAGCGCCGTGTTCAACCGGTTTGGTGCGCGCGGTGCCGACGAGGACGTCGCCATGCGCTTCGAGATCGCCTGCGCACTGAGCTCCAAGATCCGCATTGCCGATGGCGGTCAGGACTTGGTCGCGCTCATGGCATTCGGTCGTGCCGACGAGGCAGTGGGTCAGACGAGTGCTTTTGCGACCAGCGTGCGCGAGGCCACGCGCGAGATGCTCGTGGAGCTGGGCTGCGCCGTCGGTCCCTGGAGCGATATGGTCGCCGACCGCGCGACCCGCACCGAGCGCCCGCGCATCCGTCTTCCCTGGTCGCGTGAGGGTGATTCGCGATGAGTCTGCAGACGAGGATTAAAGCCGCCGGCGCGGCCGCCGCGGCTGCCCCCGTTGATGCGGGACGCCGCCGTGCCGTTAAACGCCGCACCAAGCGTGCGGTGATGGACCGCATGGGCTACGACGAGGTGGCGCGCATCAGTGCCTACGTCGACCCGGCCCTTGCCCGCTCTGAGCTACGTCCGGCGGTGGAAGCGGCGCTCAAC is a genomic window of Collinsella aerofaciens containing:
- a CDS encoding AAA family ATPase; its protein translation is MKAIWLACCACGDYGLLQQEVEGRDVGAQVLRVGDLDGLVSMARAFPSRRGAAIIAASLFDTEDVRKTVARLTAEGRVSRVVVLIETLDPSDIEGLFRAGATEVIAAHSLCGNGLAGEGTVDSDRRMTIEPDAFVDREPGAPRATRGPRVDEYGKAEAEHGRRPRDPLAYDDAGRPVPYGDDVLAEDMGYVHGVNLADELDEIEGFAGAGEPCAAASLASEPQPGQPAMPAWAQRVTAAGETGMLSPAFVSPVPAPSAPAPSADASIPSRRAPVVCAVSGSGGCGKSTIVATMAHAASLLGLRAAVLDLDLMFGNLYDLLGVDAPHDMATLVEPSAAGALAEPDIVAASMRVAPGVTLWGPVAAPEKAELMARPVELLLDVLRRESDVVFVDTSVFWGDAVAAAVAASDRCLVVGDAAVSSATSTSRVIELASRVGVPRTRMSAVFNRFGARGADEDVAMRFEIACALSSKIRIADGGQDLVALMAFGRADEAVGQTSAFATSVREATREMLVELGCAVGPWSDMVADRATRTERPRIRLPWSREGDSR
- the rsgA gene encoding ribosome small subunit-dependent GTPase A, whose translation is MQLGAVVRLDRGFPLVATDDDTFRAEHAVGFAKSRGEDEVLLPAVGDRVAVRRAPGHDMGVIECVLPRRTSFERWRGRARGERQVLCSNVDSVLIVQALGAGEVLLDRVARSLVLALDCDAEPVVVLTKADRCEADELERDLDRVRRLVGPDVRVIVTSSAEGLGLDEVRACVPAGSCAMILGESGAGKSTLLNALLGHDALATGGVRERDDQGRHTTVARVMVALPGDAGVIADAPGLRSLPLVGHERGLARAFPEIVEASRACRFGDCTHTHEPGCAVREAEDAGQIDSLRLETFQNLASSMRVSAQMLDPDVHL
- a CDS encoding IS30 family transposase, whose translation is MSRPKPSGRSYGRLTRHERNTVERMLDRNRSAREIAAELGRSPSTVTREVAAHRYVTAPRSRYGEPAPADLSGACPRLSAWPRCCNGCSHRRGYGCSRRPRVFYSARRAQEAADAELSASRSGIDETEEGAAAKLAAIRDGLARGLSPQQIAATTPGLSASTVYRWVDAGYDGMTNMELRRKVGYRPRSRRAPKRATSHSARRSHASFLALGEDACAAAWEMDTVEGPRGDSARLLTLLHRPSRFQLALPLPDGTCASVLAALSSLRGVLGEDGARRAFGAVLTDNGSEFADEGAIAALFGERDGETRLFYCDPRQSQQKGACEKNHVEIRKLLPKGAGARFDRLTAADCALLMSQVNSEPRGALGFLTPARVLRAALGEDASALMDAFGIEELAPGELDLTPGCIDRARAARGEGPLAG
- the cpaB gene encoding Flp pilus assembly protein CpaB — protein: MNKSKRIAISLVAGVLAAALCMVYGSSIRSQAERAQAETLAKYGGDRVEVCVAARDIDAGETLDETNVITQEWLASQLPRDAATELRQVRGDVTTSRIPKNAVICNVYTKAESHKLEVPKGKVAVSVAVDAEHSVGGATGVGSYVDVYVQKDGVTDRLCGAYVIDTSEDAGTTREGKIEWVTLAADPEDVKELLGASGKGTVSLTIPATARGKKSGGDE
- a CDS encoding IS256 family transposase, translated to MEGKAMPQEESVLRLGRDEALEAARLWQECGDAREFACRVLGSVMNALMDSEAQQMCGASRNERSDGRENSRNGYRPRSLKTAVGDVELEIPKLRHGTYYPEGMLARWSRVDTSVAAIVQEMYVCGVSTRKVERVASKLGISSLSSSEVSSLCSDLDAEVAEFRRRDLSGTPCCYLWLDATYMSCRVGSSVVSQGVVTAIGLGADGRKHFLGCDVVDTESEDSWAAFLGGLRERGLAGVRLVVSDSHAGLVAAVSRLFQGCAWQRCVTHLQRNLQSACSGRPEDSKAAVRDLVHAAVYQDDPDLARCVWAEAAPWVASVSARAGEVFEQAEDSALAFTAFPRAHWAKLRTNNVQERANREIKRRYRVVQSFPSRESMLRLTCASLMETEGQWSQQRVFSEASAAEGFAEPADRPAPTEGRRRALGRRAREIVDEIVERRGLKKE